The Lathyrus oleraceus cultivar Zhongwan6 chromosome 5, CAAS_Psat_ZW6_1.0, whole genome shotgun sequence genome includes the window TTCTCTTTGGCCTAGAGGAACTTCCAGATCGACGTTCAttctgaagttgttgttcttCATCACTGTCGTCCATAAATTCTTCTTCAACCAACTCCCAAAATTCTTGATCGTAATTATCTGAATTGTCTGAATCCATTTAGTGAGTAAAGAATGAGAGAAAAATGAGAAGAATAAGATGAGAATGAGAGAACAATGACATAAGTGGTAGTATATATAATGGTTTGAATAACGGCTAGTTTGAATAACGACTAGTTTGAATAACGGCTAGTTTGAATAACGGCTAGTTTAAATTAAAGTGGTAGTTTGAATAATGGCTAGTTTAAATTAAAGTGGTACTAATGACCATTTTACATAGGTGTTGATAAATTAAAGTGGTACTAATGACCATTTTACATAAGTGATACTAACTACATTCCATATTATTTTTTTCATCTTATTACAATATTTTTCATGAATATCTCGTTGACTATCGTTCATAGTAGAAGTGTCTTTCATCATCATTTGCACTACCCTTAATTCTAGCTCGTCCTCCTTAGCTTATGCAAGTCTGTCCATTGTTATTGCTCTTTTATTCTTTGCATCTTGCGTTGCATTTGGAATTTCTGATGTCTTACCCTTCCTTTTTGCTTCCTTTTGTCCCACTGGACGCTCCATTGGTGATGATGAGTTAAACTCATAACTTGAAGTTGTATCTGGGTTCTCCGATGATGCCCCACTAGCATAAGTCTTTGTTATTTTTGCAGAACTTCCAATCGATTCTTCGATGATGCGCCATTTAGCTTCATCTTTTAACAATCGCCATGCATACTCAAGATTGAATGTTGTACCTTGATCCTGAGCAAAAATAGCATGTGCATCTGCCATGACATCGGTCTCGGATGTCCCACTTTTCTTTCCTTTAAGAGCAATTTTGTAACACCCAACAAATTTTTGAACCATGCCATTTATTCTATGCCATCGACATTTTAACTGTCCCCCTAACTCTTCCGCAATTGCCCACGATATTGGTTATAACTAGCAGCAATTCTTAACCAAAAACTCTCAGCCTTTTGATCAACTCCCACAATTGAATCCTTTGAAACATTGAGCCATGATTGGATAAGTAGTATATCCTCTTCCCTTGTAAATTGCTCTCGAGATCTTTTTTTAACGACAACCCTTTCTTCTTTTTCAGTACCAACTTGAGTAGAAAATGGTGGGACTTGAGTAGAAAATGGTGGAACTTGAGTAGAGAATTCCATACTATTAGAATTCATTTGAGGTATAGGATACATATTTGGATTGTTTGGTGACGGAAGAAATATGGCGGGGTTTGTTGGCACCGGTGGAATTTGAGAATTTTGAGGATTAGGATTTTGATAATTTTGCATGTAATTGAAAAAAGCTTGTTGATAATGAAAATGATTAGGATCCATTTGGCCTAAACAATTGTAATTTGAAGTAAAAATATGAAATTTTGAGTTAaatattttgtaaaaaaaatgCTAATGAGaaaaaattgttgaaaaaaaattaaaagtataggaataaaatgatgaaattgtgagagagaaatttcaaattgaagaGAAAATAAAAGTGAGAGAAATTTGTGTTGGTAAATTTTTGGAAACCAAAattatatttataataaaaaatatgtttaaaaaaataaaaaaataagtaGTCGTTGAACGGCTACTTTctaaataaaaaaatagaaaaaaaaagaaagGTTACCGTTGCATGCTAAAGCAATAGCATTGCCATGTTGGCGAACTCCAACCATTCAACTGTGAAAGAACTGCCCTCATTGTTGTTCCACTCTGGTGAACTGGGTTGAAAAACTACCGCTGGAGATACTCTTAGCTTTTACATACAATAAAATCTAAACCTCAGGCTTGAGGCAGTTACACATTTGAGGTCGAAAAGGAGATCAACTCTTGGTGAAAGGTTGATTTTTGGACAAAAATGGAGGATTTTGGGTTA containing:
- the LOC127080956 gene encoding glutathione S-transferase T2, whose amino-acid sequence is MVQKFVGCYKIALKGKKSGTSETDVMADAHAIFAQDQGTTFNLEYAWRLLKDEAKWRIIEESIGSSAKITKTYASGASSENPDTTSSYEFNSSSPMERPVGQKEAKRKGKTSEIPNATQDAKNKRAITMDRLA
- the LOC127080957 gene encoding uncharacterized protein LOC127080957, with protein sequence MDPNHFHYQQAFFNYMQNYQNPNPQNSQIPPVPTNPAIFLPSPNNPNMYPIPQMNSNSMEFSTQVPPFSTQVPPFSTQVGTEKEERVVVKKRSREQFTREEDILLIQSWLNVSKDSIVGVDQKAESFWLRIAASYNQYRGQLRKS